GCGTCCAGGCCGATCTGCGCACCCTGGCCGACATGGGGATCGACGCCATCTCCGCGATCACCGCCATCACCGCCCAGGACGAGGAGAGGGTGCTCTCCATCCACCCGACCCCCGCGGACGTGCTCACTCAGCAGCTGGCCACCGCGTGCGCCGGCCGCGATATCGCGGCGATCAAGATCGGGATGGTCGCGACCAAGTCGAACGTGCGCGCGATCGCCTGGTTCCTCAGGGGCGTGGATGCCGACAACATCGTGCTCGATCCGGTGCTCCACTCCTCGTCCGGCGCTTCGCTGCTCGACGCGGACGCGCTCCCGCTGTTCCGCCAGCAGCTCATGCCGCTGGCCACCGTGATAACGCCCAACATCCCGGAAGCATCGGCCCTCGCCGGGATGCAGGTGGCCGGCCTGGACACCATGCGCAGGGCTGCGGAGACGATCCACCGCGACGTGATGAAGATGCGCGACAGGATCGTCAAGCCGCTGGCCGTGATAGTGAAGGGTGGGCATCTCTCGGGGGACGCGGTTGACGTGCTGTTCGACGGGGAGAAGTACCACTCGTTCTCCGCCCAGCGCATAGAGGGGAAATCTCCGAGGGGCACCGGCTGCCGATTCGCCTCGGCGATCGCCTCGCACCTCGCCAGGGGCGAGAGCGTCTCCGCCGCGGTCAGCCGCGCAAAGGAGTATATGGCGTGGTACATCGAGAAGGCGGCCGGCTGATCACTCCTTCCTGCCGAACACGATTGTCCAGTATATCGGGTTATGATATCCGATATTGTCTTTAATATCCTGAGGCACATCGGTCCCGTAGAAGTAAGCCGCACCGATTTCCTTGAATTCCGGTGTCATGATGTTCTTGCAATGGGGCGGGCTCTTGAGCCAAGCCTCCACCGCGTTCTGGACCGAGGTCTGGCCCAGCGCGATGTTCTCGCCCACGTGCCTCCATCGGTATCCGGCCGCCGTGACCCGGTCCGATACTCTCCTCCCGTCTTTCCCCTTATGATCCCAGTAGACCTTGGTTGCCATATCGACGGAGTGCTCCAGCGCCGCCTTCGCCAGAGTTTCGTTCCAGGCTACGGCCGGAGCGGCCCGGAAGTATCCCTCGTCTCCGCATCGTCTCCCCTCGGAGCGGGCCTGGTTCAAGAGACTGAGCATCTCGTCGGCCTCCTCCTTCGACAATCCGGTTTTTGCGGAGTCGGGCGTGGGGGGCGGTTTGACAGCGGGGCGAGTCTCATTCAGAGGCGCCGGGATGTCCGATGAGGGGTCTATCTTCTTTATCGCGTCCCATGCGGCCTTTCGCTCCTTGTATTCGCCCTTCCCGTTGACGATCCGGGAGAGGGCCGGCAAGGAAGAGGCCGCCGCCTTTCCCATCTTTCCCAGCAGGAAGACAGCGGCCGCCCTGGCGTCGCGGTTCCCGCCGCTTGCCTTTGCGGCGAGGGATGGAACCGCGACCTGGGCTTTCTCCCCCATCTTGAGAAGCGCATCGACTGCGCCGAGCCTGACCGCAAAACCTGCATGTTCCAGAAGAGCCACGAGATCCTCGGCCTGGTCGGGATGAGGTGCCCCTATGTTGCGCAGCGCACTCTGGGCGCTGTTGACGAGCTGTTTATCGGGGTCTTCCAGGCGCCCGACAAGGGCAGGCACTGCAGGCGCGCTCACGGCCCCCATCTTTCCCAGGAGGAAAGCCGCGTTCCTTGCCTCCGACGCGCCCCGTGTGACGAATATGTCGACGAGCAGCGGGACCGCATCCTTCGCCTTGGGCCCCAGCGCGATGAGGGCCCCCGTCGCCTCGATTCTCGTGCCCAGATCAGGGTCCGAAAATATCATTCGGGCGATTTTGACTGCAGAGGCCGATTCTCCGACTCTGCCCAGCGCCTTGGCGGCCGCGATCCTCACCTTGGGCGAATCGTCGTCGAGCAGGCCGAGGAGCTTTTTCCGGGCTTTTTTGTCGCCGGTCATCGCCCTGCCCAGTTCTTCGGCAGCTTTCGCTCGCACCGACGGGTCGTGATGCGCAAGGCAGCGCAGCAGCTCCTTTTCAAGACGGCCCGATTTCATCAGGCTGAGCTCGCTGCGCGCGGAGAGCCTCACGCCCTGGTCCGAATGCGAGAGGGCAGAGAGGAGAGCGGGCACGCCGTGGTCGCCCAGCGGGTCCTGCGCCGCCGAGGGCTTTGGTTGAGCCGGGGCGGGGGTCGGGGGCTGGGCAGGGGTCGATTCGACCTCGCCAGCCTCTATCCTCTTGAGCGCCAGGATCGCCGCGGCCTTTACGTCAGGGTCCTTTCCCCTCTTCAGGGCGCCTAGCTTGCGAAGGGTCTCCTTGTCTTTTGCGAAGATCCTGCCCAGGGAATCGATGCATTCGAGCTTGGTCTCCTTGTAGCTTCGGTCTATCAGATCAAGCAGTATCTTGACCACCTGGCCGGCCTCGTCCCTGGCCTCGGCCCCCATCTCGCCCAGCTCCCTGATCGCGTCGATGTCCGAAAAAAAGGAGGCCATCTCAGCCACGTTTGCTCGACGGACGCGGAAGGCGCTCATCCCGTCGGGCCCGGCCAATGTCGCGCGAAAGTAATCGGCCAACCCCATGGCCTTGAGCCTGCCATTCTCCTCGGGCGTGACTATCGCTGAGAGGCCCTTGCCCAGCGCGCCCCTCAGCGCCGAGCACTGCCCCTTTGAGACGTACACGTCAGGGAGGACCCCCTTTTCAAGGTCCGCGCATTCCTCATCGCTTATGCCCTCGCCGGTCGCGTTTGCCTCCATGACCTTTCTGGCGAGCGCTATCTGGTAGTCGTTTGTCGCGACCTTGCCCGGACCGGCCATCGTCTCTCCTCTATTCCCTGCACGCACTGCCTGTAACACCTTATCGCCATTTGGCAATATAAGTTGCTATGATAAACGGCCAATTTCGCACAATACAACTAATTGATATTATTCAATATCATGAAAAGACGAAATAATTTATGCCGCATGTGTCAGAGCCCTGACGCGATTATCAAAAAGAAAGGGGCAAGGGCAATCCATTCCCTTATATCGCCCGAGCAGGCCTGTTTTCGCTGGCACGCATATTGCTTGATAATGGCCTTAGTGAAATCGGAAGGAGGGGGGATGAAGATAGAGAGCATAAGGAGGGAGGTCGGCGACACCGACACCACCGTGGTCATGCACAGGCATCTGGCCGGAGGTGAGCTCACCGTATCGGTGGGGCCGGAGGCTGTCGACATGACCCTGTCGGTCCCTGACGGAGGCTCGGAGGTGATCATCCACCGCGGGGCGGACGGCCTCGCGGAGGCCATGGTGAGCCGCCCGGACGGCGAGATGCGCTACTACAGGCTCGACGAGGCGCTCAATCCCCGGCCCTCGGAGTGCGGCTCCCGCGAGGACGCCGTCATGATCCGGAGCGCGGCCGCCGTGTTCGCAGGCGCGCTGGATTCCATGGAAGGCCTGGAAGGGTTCGAGAGATTCAATCCGTTTGAAGATGAGCCCGGCTGATAAGGGCGTCGAACTGCCCCACGACAGAGTCCTCGTCCGAATCCTCGGTGAGGTCGACCCCCACCGTGGTGCCCAGCGTTCCGTCCGCAGCGGTGGCGATCCCCTGGACCGTGAAGAAGCGGGTCCTCAGCGGGTCCATGGTGCCGAAGGCGCCGCCGTAGAGGCTGCGGTGGATGTCCTCGCTGGAGTCGATGAATTCAAGCGCGCGATCGTGCGGCGCGCCGGTCAGGCAGTTGGAGGGGATCAGGCCGGCCAGCGCGTCCACCGGGGAGACCTCCCGCGATAGCGTCCCTTCAAATACGGTGCGGTCCGGAGTCGATCCGGTCGCGGAGCGCATGTGCATCGGCGCCTCGCACAGGCGCCGGATCTGCCTCTCGATCTCCTCAATCACAAGGCGGCGCACCCTAGGGCTCGAATCGGCGTCCGGGCTCGAAGCCAGGGTCGATTTCAGCGCCCTCCCATCGATGGAGAGGAGCGAGTCCCACGATGAGACCATGTAGGACGATCCCTCGTGCGTGAAAAAGGCCCGCACGGCTTGGGCCTCGGGGCGGTCGAGGAAGATGCGCAGCGCCTCGTCCTCGGCAAGAGGGCGCTGCCCGTGGCGCACGATGTGCACGTGGTTCAACGCCTCGGAGCGGAGCCAGTGGCGGGCGTCGTTGAGTATCCTGCGGAGCGAGCGTTCGTCCGGGGAGAGCCTGAGCCCCATGTCCTCTGTCGGCCGGGGCGCGTGCGGCGCAGCCGAAGCGGTGCGCAACTCGAGCGCCTCGAGGAAGGCGTCGGCTTTCCCCTGCGCCTCGGACCGGCTCTCGCCGCCCAGCACGAGGCCGGCCGTCCCCTCGGAGTGATCGAAGATCATGGCTGCGGCATAGAGGCCGAGCCGGCACTGCGAATGCCTCGAGAAGCCCCGCGCGGGATCGAGGCCCCTGATCGCCCGCGCCCCCTCGAAACCTATGTAGCCGGCGATCCCGCCGCTGAACGGAAGATACGGGTCGCAGGGCATGGCGGCCGCGAGGCCGGCGAATCGCGAGAGGGCCTCGCGGGGGCTGTCTATCGTGGTGTGGCCGTCCACGGTGATGAACGCGCCCGCCATGGAGAACGTGTTCGACGGGAGGGCGGAGACTATTGAGAATCGACCCTGGGAAGGGTGGGATCTCCTCGCGTCGATGCAGAAGAACCCCGGCATGCCGGCGAGCGCGCTCGCCGCTCGCTCGAACGAGACGCCGTCCAGGGGCAGGACCATCGGCATCTGTACCATGATTCGAGTAGACCACACGGGGCGAAGGGTAGTCAATCGCAACTTGCGGGCAGACGGGCCGCTGCGGTCTATGGCTTTACAGCCCCCGGGGTTGGTGATAAGCCAGGGTCCTCTAAAAAAATCGGGGAGGCGGAAAATGACAGGCGATACGCACAATCCGTTCAAGATGGCGCAGCAGCAGCTGGACGAGGCGGCCAAGATCCTGGGCCTGGACGCGGGCACGCACGCGGCCCTCCGCGAGCCGATGAGGGAGATGCATGTCTCCCTGCCGGTGCGCATGGACAACGGCCAGGTGCGCGTATTCAAGGGCTTCCGGGTGCAGTACAACGACGCGCGCGGCCCCACGAAAGGGGGCATACGCTTCCACCCGGACGAGAACATAGACACGGTGCGCGCGCTCGCCGCATGGATGACGTGGAAGACCTCGGTGGTCGACGTGCCGCTGGGCGGCGGCAAGGGCGGGATAATCTGCAATCCAAAGGAGATGAGCGCCGGTGAGATCGAGAGGCTCTCGAGGCAGTACATAAGGCAGATCGGCCACATCATCGGCCTGGAGAAGGACTGCCCCGCGCCGGACGTCTACACCACGCCGCAGATCATGGCCTGGATGATGGACGAGTACTACTGGCAGAAGGGGTACAACTCGCCGGGCGTGATCACCGGGAAACCGATCCCGATCGGAGGCTCGAAGGGGCGCGCCGACGCGACCTCGCGCGGCGGCGTCTACATACTGCGCGATGCGGCCCGGGAGATGGGTTTCGATCCGGCGCAGGCCAGATATGCGATACAGGGGCTGGGCAACGTGGGCGGCAACGCGGCCAGGATCATAGACGAGGAGCTCAAGGGCAGGATCGTCGCCGTGGGCGAGATCGACGGCTCCATCCACAACCCGTCGGGGCTGGACATCCGCGCCCTGATGGAGCACTTCCAGAGCCACGGCGGGCTGAAGGGCTTCAAGGGCGGCGAGTGGTCGGCCGACTCCAAGGACTGCCTCTTCACCGCATGCGACGTGATCATCCCTGCCGCGATGGAGGGCCAGATCACGGCCGCCAACGCGGAGCGCGTTCAGGCGAAGCTCGTGCTCGAGCTGGCCAACGGCCCCACGACGCCGGAGGCGGACGTCATCCTGGACAAGAAGGGGGTGCAGGTCGTCCCGGACTTTCTGGCCAACGCCGGCGGCGTGACCGTCTCCTACTTCGAGATGGTGCAGAACGCCTACAACTTCTACTGGGAGCTGCCCGAGGTGCACCAGCGCCTGGACGAGAAGATGACCTCCGCATTCCGCGCCGTGAGCGAGATGCGCAAATCCCGCAAGGTCCGCTACCGCCTCGCCGCTTACCTCGTCGCCGTCAATCGCGTGGCAGAGGCGATGAAATTGAGGGGATGGGTATAGAGGCCGTGACTGGTGACTGGTGACTGGCGTGTTTGGAATCTATATCCACATACCGTTCTGCCTTCGCAAGTGCGACTACTGCGACTTCTATTCCGAGCCGATCGGCCGCGAGCCGCCTCCGCATGTTGATTACCTGAGGGCGGTGCTGGCGCAGCTCGATGCCGATGCGCCCCTCTTCGCGGGGCGACGGGTCGCAAGCGTCTATTTCGGCGGCGGCACCCCCTCGCTCATGCCGCCTGCGTTCTTCAAGTCGGTGCTGGCCGCAGTCGCGGGCCGCTTCGCTGTGGAGGACGGGGCGGAGATCAGCTGCGAGGTCAACCCGGCCACCGCGGATCTCGGCTGGTTCCGATGCGCCCGCTCCGCAGGCGTCACTCGAATTTCCATCGGAGTCCAGTCGTTCCAGGAGAGATTGCTCAAGGGGCTGGGGCGCGCGCACACCGCCGGGGATGCTATGAGGGCGATCGCCGAGGCGCAGGACTCGGGCTTCGGCTCGGTCGGCCTCGACCTCATGTACGGGATCCCGGGCGAGGGGGTCCCCGATCTTGAGGACGACCTGCGCGTCGCCATGACCTTTCAGCCGCAGCACGTCTCGGCATACGCGCTGACCATCGAGGAAGGCACGCCGCTCCAAAAGCGCTTGTCGGGACTCGGGACTCGGGACTCGGGACTCGGAATCCGGGTGGCTGCCTTGCCGAGTTCCGAATCCCGAATCCCGTATCCCGAGGCCTTGCCGTGCGACGACGAGCAGCTCAGGCAGATGCGAGTCGCGGCGCGCATGCTGGGTCGGGGCGGATGGCGGCGCTACGAGATATCCAACTTCGCACGCGAGGGCTTCGAATGCCGCCACAACCTCGATTGCTGGCGCTACGGGGAGTATCTCGGTCTCGGCGCCGGGGCCGCCTCCTTCTTTAAATCGGGATCCGGGATCCGGGATCCGGGATCCGAAAAAGATGAAGAGGGATTTCCCGGTTCCGGGTCCCGGGTTCCGGGTTACGGGTTTGCAAGACGGTGGATCCAGTCACGCGACGTGCGCGCGTACATGGCCGGCGGGGCGGAGACGGAGGCGGCCGAGGACGAGCCGATAGACAGGCGAACCGCGATGGCCGAGTACTGTTTTCTCGGGTTGAGAAAGGCGGAGGGGATATCGATCGCGGACTTCGAGGCTGCGTTCGGCGTCGAGTTCGAGAAGGCCTTCCCGTCCGCCGCTGCTCGCCTGGCGGAAGAGGGGCTGGCGGAGCGCCGCGGCGGACGCCTCCGGCTGACCGGGCGCGGCATCGAGCTCTCAAGCACCGTCTCCGAATCGTTTCTCCCGTGAGAGGGCGCTCCTTTCTGTTGCGTTTCACCGATCGAACGCTTAATATCTTTCGAATTGATCCCGAAGGGAGAGCCGCGGCCACGTGAGACTTCAATTCCTGGGCGCCACCCAGACGGTAACCGGTTCCAAGTTCTGCCTGACGGACGGCCACACGCACTGGCTCGTCGACTGCGGTCTCTATCAGGGCCTCAAGGAGCTGAGGCTCCGCAACTGGCAGCCGCTCGCCGTCGATCCCAAGAGAATCGACTCCATAGTCCTGACTCATGCGCACATAGACCACTCGGGGTACCTGCCGCTGATCGTGAAGAACGGGTTCTCGGGCCCGATCCTCGCGTCGGAGCCGACCGTGGAGCTGTGCAAGATACTGCTCCCCGACGCGGGCTACATACAGGAGGAAGACGCGAAATTCGCGGCAAAGCACGGCTTCTCGAAGCACCGCGACCCGCTGCCGCTGTACACCTACGACGACGCGGTCCGCTGCCTCGGCCAGCTCGAGGCGGTCCCGGACAGGGAGTGGTACGAGCTCTCCCCCGATGTGAGGATGATGCCGAGGCCCGCGGGCCACATACTCGGCTCGAGGGTGATAAACGTCTCGGTCAAAAAGGCCCATCACAAGTTCAACATCATGTTCGCCGGCGACATAGGCACCTACGACGCCCTGATCGCCGTGGACCCGGGCCCGGTCAAATCGGTCACCTACCTCGTGCTCGAGTCCACGTACGGCGATCGGCTCCACACCGAGGAGGACGTGCTCTCGCGCTTCGAGGGGATAATAAAGAGGACCGTGGAGCGGGAGGGGAAGGTCATAATACCCTCGTTCGCCGTCGGCCGCACGCAGGAGGTCCTCTACGTGCTCAAGAAGCTCGAGGAGCACGGCAGGCTGCCGGACATCCCGGTGTTCCTCAACAGCCCGCTCGCCATAGACGCCACTCAGATCTACATAAAGTACGCCAGCGAGCATAACTTCTTCGAGAACGGCTCCGAGCCGACCAGGGCGTTCAGCCCCACGAGGCTCATTCGCGTCCACGACCCCGAGGAGTCCAAGCAGCTCAATTCGCTCAGGGAACCGGCGATAATAATCTCGTCCTCCGGCATGATGACGGGCGGCCGCATCCTCCACCACCTCAAGGCCTACCTGCCCGACCACAACTCCACGCTGGTGATCACCGGGTTTCAGGCTGCGGGCACGCGCGGCAGGGCGATACTCGACGGCGCCAAGGCGGTCAAGATCCACGGCATGCCGGTCACGATCAATGCGGAGGTGGAGTTCATGGACTCGCTCTCCGCGCACGGCGACTACAACGACATCATGCGCTGGCTGCGCGGGTTCAAGCAGCCGCCCAAGACCACGTTCCTCGTCCACGGCGAGCCGAAGGCGGCCGAGGCCCTCAAGGCGCGCATCGCAAAGGAACTCGGATGGGCCGTCACCATCCCGAAGTACCTGCAGAAGTTCGACCTCTAACAAACCCTTGATGAATCCCGAAAGTTTTCGTACATCCTCCCAGCCGCGGTCGTCTTTCCGGCCGCGCACAGGGGGTGTGTGATGCAGGTTGTCGCGGCAGCGCTGGTCCTCTTTCTGACCGTCCTCTCCTCGCCGTCAGCGGGCAATGCGGAGGAGGCGAAGGCGGCCCTCTCACCGGCAGCGGCAGGCATAGAGCAGCTCGTACGCTCCCGCGGCGACGAGGCCGGGGAGCCGCTCGAGTTGAGGGCCCAGCTCGAGCGCTTCTACTCCGCGAGGTCGTTCGAGCCGGCGTTCGGCTCGGAGCGCGACTCCAGGGCGCTCATCGAGGCGATCAAGGGCGCGGGCGAGCACGGCCTCAGGCCCGAGCGGTACCACCTCAACTCCATAGAGCGGCTCGAAAGCGGGCCTGCGCGCGACGTCCTCATGACCGACGCATTCCTCACCCTGGCCTCGCACCTCGACGCAGGCATCGAGAACCCCTACTTCTCACGGGCCAACCAGCAGAGGCCGCAATCGGGGACCGACCTCGTGGCGGCGCTCGCCGCCGCCCTGGAGAGGCGCGACGTGAAGGGCGCCCTGGAGAGGCTCGCCCCTCAGACCGAAGAGTACCGCCGCCTCATGGCGGCGATGAAGAGGGCCGATGAGATGGCGGCCTCCGAGTCATGGCCCAGAGTCCCGGAGGGGGGCGCCCGGAAGATAGAGCCGGGCAAGCGCGATCCCCGCATACCCGCGATCCGCGCGAGGCTCGCAGCGGAGGGGTTCGTGCAGGGCCCGAGCCGGTCCGCGGAGAGGAACAGGTCGGAGATAAACGGACACATGGCCGCGAGCTCCGCCGCCCTGCCAGAGGACCTCTACGACGAGGAGCTGGTGCAGGCGGTCATGAGCTTCCAGGAGAAGTACGGCCTCGGAGTGGACGGGGTGATAGGGAGGGCCACGCTGGCCAACCTCAACTACGACCCCGCGTTCCGCGCCTGCCAGGTGAGGGTCAACCTCGACAGGCTCCGGGGCCTCAGGCACGTCATCGTCACCGACCGCTACGCCCTGGTCAACATCCCCGAGTTCTCGCTCACCATCTATGAGAACGGCGCCCCGATAAAGGAGATGAAGGTCATCGCCGGCATGGTCGACCGCAAGTCGCCGCTGATGTCGGACAACATCCGGTTCAT
This portion of the Pseudomonadota bacterium genome encodes:
- the thiD gene encoding bifunctional hydroxymethylpyrimidine kinase/phosphomethylpyrimidine kinase translates to MSGKRTVLAIGGSDPSGGAGVQADLRTLADMGIDAISAITAITAQDEERVLSIHPTPADVLTQQLATACAGRDIAAIKIGMVATKSNVRAIAWFLRGVDADNIVLDPVLHSSSGASLLDADALPLFRQQLMPLATVITPNIPEASALAGMQVAGLDTMRRAAETIHRDVMKMRDRIVKPLAVIVKGGHLSGDAVDVLFDGEKYHSFSAQRIEGKSPRGTGCRFASAIASHLARGESVSAAVSRAKEYMAWYIEKAAG
- a CDS encoding HEAT repeat domain-containing protein, with product MAGPGKVATNDYQIALARKVMEANATGEGISDEECADLEKGVLPDVYVSKGQCSALRGALGKGLSAIVTPEENGRLKAMGLADYFRATLAGPDGMSAFRVRRANVAEMASFFSDIDAIRELGEMGAEARDEAGQVVKILLDLIDRSYKETKLECIDSLGRIFAKDKETLRKLGALKRGKDPDVKAAAILALKRIEAGEVESTPAQPPTPAPAQPKPSAAQDPLGDHGVPALLSALSHSDQGVRLSARSELSLMKSGRLEKELLRCLAHHDPSVRAKAAEELGRAMTGDKKARKKLLGLLDDDSPKVRIAAAKALGRVGESASAVKIARMIFSDPDLGTRIEATGALIALGPKAKDAVPLLVDIFVTRGASEARNAAFLLGKMGAVSAPAVPALVGRLEDPDKQLVNSAQSALRNIGAPHPDQAEDLVALLEHAGFAVRLGAVDALLKMGEKAQVAVPSLAAKASGGNRDARAAAVFLLGKMGKAAASSLPALSRIVNGKGEYKERKAAWDAIKKIDPSSDIPAPLNETRPAVKPPPTPDSAKTGLSKEEADEMLSLLNQARSEGRRCGDEGYFRAAPAVAWNETLAKAALEHSVDMATKVYWDHKGKDGRRVSDRVTAAGYRWRHVGENIALGQTSVQNAVEAWLKSPPHCKNIMTPEFKEIGAAYFYGTDVPQDIKDNIGYHNPIYWTIVFGRKE
- a CDS encoding chorismate-binding protein, coding for MPMVLPLDGVSFERAASALAGMPGFFCIDARRSHPSQGRFSIVSALPSNTFSMAGAFITVDGHTTIDSPREALSRFAGLAAAMPCDPYLPFSGGIAGYIGFEGARAIRGLDPARGFSRHSQCRLGLYAAAMIFDHSEGTAGLVLGGESRSEAQGKADAFLEALELRTASAAPHAPRPTEDMGLRLSPDERSLRRILNDARHWLRSEALNHVHIVRHGQRPLAEDEALRIFLDRPEAQAVRAFFTHEGSSYMVSSWDSLLSIDGRALKSTLASSPDADSSPRVRRLVIEEIERQIRRLCEAPMHMRSATGSTPDRTVFEGTLSREVSPVDALAGLIPSNCLTGAPHDRALEFIDSSEDIHRSLYGGAFGTMDPLRTRFFTVQGIATAADGTLGTTVGVDLTEDSDEDSVVGQFDALISRAHLQTD
- a CDS encoding Glu/Leu/Phe/Val dehydrogenase yields the protein MTGDTHNPFKMAQQQLDEAAKILGLDAGTHAALREPMREMHVSLPVRMDNGQVRVFKGFRVQYNDARGPTKGGIRFHPDENIDTVRALAAWMTWKTSVVDVPLGGGKGGIICNPKEMSAGEIERLSRQYIRQIGHIIGLEKDCPAPDVYTTPQIMAWMMDEYYWQKGYNSPGVITGKPIPIGGSKGRADATSRGGVYILRDAAREMGFDPAQARYAIQGLGNVGGNAARIIDEELKGRIVAVGEIDGSIHNPSGLDIRALMEHFQSHGGLKGFKGGEWSADSKDCLFTACDVIIPAAMEGQITAANAERVQAKLVLELANGPTTPEADVILDKKGVQVVPDFLANAGGVTVSYFEMVQNAYNFYWELPEVHQRLDEKMTSAFRAVSEMRKSRKVRYRLAAYLVAVNRVAEAMKLRGWV
- the hemW gene encoding radical SAM family heme chaperone HemW — its product is MFGIYIHIPFCLRKCDYCDFYSEPIGREPPPHVDYLRAVLAQLDADAPLFAGRRVASVYFGGGTPSLMPPAFFKSVLAAVAGRFAVEDGAEISCEVNPATADLGWFRCARSAGVTRISIGVQSFQERLLKGLGRAHTAGDAMRAIAEAQDSGFGSVGLDLMYGIPGEGVPDLEDDLRVAMTFQPQHVSAYALTIEEGTPLQKRLSGLGTRDSGLGIRVAALPSSESRIPYPEALPCDDEQLRQMRVAARMLGRGGWRRYEISNFAREGFECRHNLDCWRYGEYLGLGAGAASFFKSGSGIRDPGSEKDEEGFPGSGSRVPGYGFARRWIQSRDVRAYMAGGAETEAAEDEPIDRRTAMAEYCFLGLRKAEGISIADFEAAFGVEFEKAFPSAAARLAEEGLAERRGGRLRLTGRGIELSSTVSESFLP
- a CDS encoding MBL fold metallo-hydrolase; the encoded protein is MRLQFLGATQTVTGSKFCLTDGHTHWLVDCGLYQGLKELRLRNWQPLAVDPKRIDSIVLTHAHIDHSGYLPLIVKNGFSGPILASEPTVELCKILLPDAGYIQEEDAKFAAKHGFSKHRDPLPLYTYDDAVRCLGQLEAVPDREWYELSPDVRMMPRPAGHILGSRVINVSVKKAHHKFNIMFAGDIGTYDALIAVDPGPVKSVTYLVLESTYGDRLHTEEDVLSRFEGIIKRTVEREGKVIIPSFAVGRTQEVLYVLKKLEEHGRLPDIPVFLNSPLAIDATQIYIKYASEHNFFENGSEPTRAFSPTRLIRVHDPEESKQLNSLREPAIIISSSGMMTGGRILHHLKAYLPDHNSTLVITGFQAAGTRGRAILDGAKAVKIHGMPVTINAEVEFMDSLSAHGDYNDIMRWLRGFKQPPKTTFLVHGEPKAAEALKARIAKELGWAVTIPKYLQKFDL
- a CDS encoding L,D-transpeptidase family protein, producing MQVVAAALVLFLTVLSSPSAGNAEEAKAALSPAAAGIEQLVRSRGDEAGEPLELRAQLERFYSARSFEPAFGSERDSRALIEAIKGAGEHGLRPERYHLNSIERLESGPARDVLMTDAFLTLASHLDAGIENPYFSRANQQRPQSGTDLVAALAAALERRDVKGALERLAPQTEEYRRLMAAMKRADEMAASESWPRVPEGGARKIEPGKRDPRIPAIRARLAAEGFVQGPSRSAERNRSEINGHMAASSAALPEDLYDEELVQAVMSFQEKYGLGVDGVIGRATLANLNYDPAFRACQVRVNLDRLRGLRHVIVTDRYALVNIPEFSLTIYENGAPIKEMKVIAGMVDRKSPLMSDNIRFIVFSPKWHVPRSIAVKDKLPKIKKDPSYIRRQGMKVYTVGETGIEEVEPESIDWEEVDASNFAYRIVQDARDDNALGRVKFMFPNRHDVYLHDTPTKSLFNSGTRTFSSGCIRISDPIWFAEYLLRDTGAWDRGRIDGAMKRASPLVVDLPEKMPIHILYISARGDERGEPVFRHDVYGFDRALSKRLCGQ